The proteins below come from a single Chloroflexota bacterium genomic window:
- a CDS encoding lysylphosphatidylglycerol synthase transmembrane domain-containing protein: protein MSETSAPPSFSAHIVRRAVTLVAIGIVLYAAIAFFADAGKIAGALAVFWWPALPAAIALTLCNYGLRFAKWQYFLHVVDAEVPARPSLGIFLVGLGMAITPGKVGEFFKSHLLREAFGIPMSVSAPIVVADRLTDLLAMLILALGGLVSREGGPALAAAVFAGCLGGIQLLRWRTGAEWALDILGRAPILTPRASHLRSLYESAYLMFAPRPLTLATLLSTIAWFAECLALAVILYGLGHAASWSLVGAATSSYALATLIGAITLLPGGLGAQELSLASLLAFALIGISREAAAFATILVRLVTFWFGIAIGLTALGLRLRADRLLATGAVPIAED, encoded by the coding sequence GTGAGCGAGACGAGTGCGCCACCGAGCTTTTCGGCGCACATCGTGCGCCGTGCCGTTACCCTCGTGGCCATTGGCATCGTTCTGTACGCGGCCATCGCCTTCTTCGCCGACGCGGGAAAGATCGCCGGTGCCCTCGCTGTCTTTTGGTGGCCAGCCCTCCCCGCGGCCATCGCCCTCACCCTGTGCAACTACGGGCTGCGATTCGCGAAGTGGCAGTATTTCCTGCACGTAGTCGACGCTGAAGTTCCCGCGCGCCCCAGCCTGGGGATCTTTCTGGTCGGGCTCGGCATGGCGATTACGCCGGGGAAAGTGGGTGAATTCTTCAAGAGCCACCTTCTCCGTGAGGCTTTTGGGATTCCGATGAGCGTTTCGGCTCCCATCGTTGTCGCCGATCGACTGACGGACCTGCTTGCGATGCTGATTCTCGCCCTCGGGGGCCTCGTGAGCCGCGAGGGCGGGCCAGCCCTAGCCGCGGCCGTCTTCGCAGGATGCTTGGGCGGCATTCAGCTCCTTCGATGGCGCACGGGCGCGGAGTGGGCCCTCGACATTTTGGGGCGCGCGCCGATTCTCACGCCCCGGGCAAGCCACCTCCGGTCGCTGTACGAGAGCGCCTATCTCATGTTCGCTCCAAGACCGCTGACCCTCGCCACGCTGCTGAGTACGATCGCCTGGTTCGCGGAGTGCCTGGCCCTCGCCGTCATCCTCTACGGCCTCGGCCACGCGGCGAGCTGGTCCCTCGTCGGCGCCGCCACCTCGTCGTACGCGCTTGCGACCCTGATCGGGGCCATCACCTTGCTTCCCGGCGGTCTCGGGGCCCAGGAGCTGAGCCTGGCGAGCCTGCTCGCCTTCGCGCTGATCGGGATCTCGCGCGAGGCGGCGGCGTTCGCCACGATCCTCGTCCGCCTCGTGACCTTCTGGTTCGGCATCGCCATCGGACTGACCGCGCTCGGGCTACGACTTCGGGCGGACCGGCTGCTCGCAACCGGTGCCGTGCCGATCGCCGAGGACTGA
- a CDS encoding VOC family protein, whose translation MAQTVMQAIDQSIGTKSPVQVRKLGHVVLWVSDIERSVQFYTEILNFRVSDWEKRPDRQMVFLNACGDHHTVALFSRPGGQMPPPEYLQLSHFALEVGHIDELFAIREFLKSRGVPIRSEGRKGAGCNIDVSFDDPDGYHVELYCNMDQVGRGDRPRPASQFHPTSTLEEARDNPVPACW comes from the coding sequence ATGGCGCAGACCGTCATGCAGGCGATCGACCAGTCGATCGGCACGAAGAGCCCCGTGCAAGTGCGGAAGCTCGGCCACGTCGTGTTGTGGGTGTCCGACATCGAGCGCAGCGTGCAGTTCTACACCGAGATCCTGAACTTTCGCGTGTCGGACTGGGAGAAGCGTCCGGATCGCCAGATGGTCTTTCTCAATGCGTGCGGCGATCACCACACCGTCGCGCTGTTCTCGCGGCCCGGCGGGCAGATGCCGCCGCCGGAATACCTGCAGCTTTCCCACTTCGCGCTGGAAGTGGGACACATCGACGAGCTATTCGCCATCCGCGAATTCCTCAAGTCCCGAGGCGTTCCCATCCGCAGCGAGGGGCGCAAGGGCGCAGGGTGCAACATCGACGTCTCATTCGATGACCCGGACGGCTACCACGTCGAGCTGTACTGCAACATGGACCAGGTCGGCCGGGGCGACCGTCCGCGGCCGGCGAGCCAATTTCATCCGACCTCGACGCTGGAGGAGGCTCGCGACAATCCCGTGCCCGCGTGCTGGTAG
- a CDS encoding UbiA family prenyltransferase, which produces MSRVVAHVRLIHPFPALTVSATGFGIALVAAPLQWDAALRILAMILASQVAIGSFNEYCDAPVDAIGQPWKPIPAGLLTRRDALVQATAGLVACLAIAASFGAVTAAIAVAGCAIGGLYDSALKRTPWSWLPYVVDVPLLPIWAWSAAGVLTADLIWIYPVGGLLALSAHIANAIPDDAEDRSTGAHTIVQQLGMERALALLRVSFLGAGLLGALTILPSHFSLPLLTIGAGAGAVGLVGVWLMGRADRRRLAFRLIALAAGLLAIGAAVAVR; this is translated from the coding sequence ATGAGCCGCGTCGTCGCGCACGTCCGCTTGATCCACCCCTTTCCCGCGCTCACGGTGTCGGCCACCGGGTTCGGGATCGCGCTGGTCGCCGCGCCGCTGCAGTGGGATGCGGCTCTGCGCATCCTGGCGATGATTCTCGCCAGCCAGGTGGCGATCGGGTCGTTCAACGAGTACTGCGACGCGCCCGTGGACGCCATTGGCCAGCCGTGGAAGCCCATCCCCGCCGGGCTCCTCACACGGCGGGACGCGCTGGTGCAGGCGACCGCCGGTCTCGTCGCGTGCCTCGCGATTGCAGCGTCGTTCGGAGCTGTCACGGCGGCGATCGCGGTCGCAGGGTGCGCCATCGGCGGCCTCTACGACTCCGCGCTGAAGCGCACGCCGTGGAGCTGGCTGCCGTACGTCGTGGACGTGCCGCTCCTTCCGATCTGGGCGTGGTCCGCGGCCGGCGTGCTGACGGCGGACCTGATTTGGATCTACCCGGTGGGTGGGCTACTCGCCCTGAGCGCGCACATCGCCAATGCGATCCCTGACGACGCCGAAGACCGATCGACGGGCGCCCACACCATCGTGCAGCAGCTCGGCATGGAGCGCGCGCTGGCGCTCCTCCGGGTGAGCTTCCTCGGCGCCGGACTGCTGGGCGCGCTCACCATCCTTCCGTCCCACTTTTCCCTTCCGCTCCTCACGATCGGCGCCGGCGCCGGCGCTGTCGGTTTGGTCGGCGTCTGGCTCATGGGGCGCGCCGATCGCCGACGGCTTGCGTTTCGGCTCATCGCCCTGGCGGCCGGCTTACTGGCGATCGGTGCGGCGGTCGCGGTCCGTTAG